Proteins from a genomic interval of Cucumis melo cultivar AY chromosome 7, USDA_Cmelo_AY_1.0, whole genome shotgun sequence:
- the LOC103494765 gene encoding U1 small nuclear ribonucleoprotein A, whose translation MAEVTTTGNEVPPNMTIYINNLNEKIKLEELKKSLNAVFSQFGKILEVLAFKTLKHKGQAWVVFEEVSSATNALRQMQGFPFYDKPMRIQYAKTKSDIIAKSDGTFVPREKRKRHEEKGRKKKEQHDANQAGMGLNPAFAGAYGATAHSQVPYSGGVMVPEAPAPPNSILFVQNLPHETTPMMLQMLFCQYPGFKEVRMVEAKPGIAFVEYGDEVQSTVAMQALQGFKMNPQNSMLITYAKK comes from the exons ATGGCGGAGGTCACCACCACTGGCAACGAAGTTCCTCCCAACATGACCATATACATTAACAATCTCAACGAGAAAATCAAGCTGGAAG AGCTGAAGAAGTCGCTGAACGCGGTGTTCTCGCAGTTCGGGAAGATTTTGGAAGTGTTAGCTTTCAAGACCTTGAAGCACAAGGGACAGGCTTGGGTTGTGTTCGAAGAAGTATCTTCTGCGACTAATGCGCTTAGACAGATGCAGGGTTTTCCTTTCTATGATAAGCCTATG AGAATACAATATGCGAAGACAAAATCAGATATAATTGCAAAGTCTGACGGTACATTTGTTCCTCGGGAGAAACGAAAGAGGCACGAGGAAAAGG ggaggaagaagaaagagcaGCATGATGCGAATCAAGCTGGGATGGGTCTGAATCCTGCTTTTGCTGGAGCTTATGGTGCAACAGCG CACTCTCAAGTACCTTATTCAGGTGGAGTTATGGTGCCGGAGGCACCTGCCCCACCCAATAGCATTTTGTTTGTACAAAATCTTCCACACGAGACAACTCCAATGATGCTACAAATGCTTTTCTGTCAATATCCTGGTTTCAAGGAGGTTCGAATGGTTGAAGCAAAGCCAGGTATTGCATTTGTAGAATACGGTGATGAGGTACAATCAACAGTCGCCATGCAAGCACTACAAGGTTTCAAGATGAACCCACAAAATTCGATGTTGATAACCTATGCGAAGAAATAG
- the LOC103494764 gene encoding uncharacterized protein LOC103494764, translating into MEAIEHTTINTNGINMHIASIGTGPVVLLLHGFPELWYSWRHQLLYLSSVGYRAIAPDLRGFGDTDAPESHTVYTPFHIVGDLVGALDELGIEKVFVVGHDWGAIIAWYLCLFRPDRVKALVNLSVHFLRRNPTISFVQGFRIAFGDDFYICRFQVPGEAEKDFGSIDTAELFKKFLCGRSPDPPILSKEFGIRSIPSPQNLPSWLSQEDINYFATKFNRTGFTGGFNYYRALDLTWELSASWNKAQVQVPVKFIVGDLDLTYHFPGAKEYIHNGGFKTDVPFLEEVVVMEDTAHFINQERPHEISAHIHDFIKKF; encoded by the exons ATGGAGGCCATTGAACACACCACCATAAACACTAATGGCATCAACATGCACATCGCCTCCATAGGCACTGGCCCAGTCGTTCTTCTTCTCCACGGCTTCCCCGAGCTTTGGTACTCATGGCGCCACCAGCTTCTCTACCTTTCTTCGGTTGGATATCGAGCCATTGCCCCCGACCTTCGGGGCTTTGGCGACACCGACGCCCCTGAATCACATACAGTCTACACTCCCTTCCATATTGTGGGAGATTTGGTTGGGGCTTTGGATGAGCTTGGGATTGAGAAGGTGTTTGTTGTAGGCCATGATTGGGGGGCCATCATTGCTTGGTATCTTTGCTTGTTTAGGCCTGATAGAGTCAAGGCATTGGTGAACCTCAGCGTCCATTTCCTTCGAAGAAATCCAACCATTTCTTTTGTTCAAGGTTTTAGAATTGCCTTTGGTGATGACTTCTACATTTGTAGGTTTCAG GTTCCTGGAGAGGCTGAAAAGGATTTTGGGTCCATTGACACAGCTGAGTTATTCAAAAAATTTCTTTGTGGAAGATCTCCGGATCCTCCAATATTGTCTAAAGAGTTTGGAATTCGTTCTATCCCATCCCCACAAAACCTTCCTTCTTGGCTCTCACAAGAAGATATCAACTATTTTGCAACCAAATTTAACCGCACTGGCTTCACCGGAGGATTTAACTACTATCGAGCTCTCGACTT AACTTGGGAGCTGAGTGCATCGTGGAATAAAGCACAAGTCCAAGTGCCGGTTAAGTTCATCGTCGGGGATTTGGATCTGACCTACCATTTTCCGGGAGCCAAAGAATATATCCACAATGGAGGATTCAAGACGGACGTGCCATTTTTGGAGGAAGTAGTTGTAATGGAAGATACTGCCCACTTCATCAACCAAGAAAGGCCACATGAAATCAGTGCTCACATCCATGACTTTATCAAGAAATTCTGA
- the LOC103494766 gene encoding magnesium/proton exchanger isoform X2, with protein sequence MASFAIENVESGQAISSITGTGKCESYFIFSFETSLGDALRIFLYFMGLAYCFIGLSAITARFFRSMENVVKHSRKVVEIDPHTNTEIIRYEKVWNFTIADISLLAFGTSFPQISLATIDAIRNIGNLYAGGLGPGTLVGSAAFDLFPIHAVCVVVPKAGELKKISDIGVWLVELVWSFWAYIWLYIILEVWTPKVITLWEALLTVLQYALLLTHAYAQDKRWPYFSLPLARTERPEEWVPPENAICKQDNPCREEFQAHENEQRSIVDIFSIHDTDGKVPGHDVAESSNSNIPEEMDGKADHPHVLKIWKQQFVDALSLETSESKKQNNIYLRSARLCWQLIRAPWRLLFAFVPPYNIAHGWLAFICSLIFISGIAYILTKFTDLISCVSGINPYVIAFTALASGTSWPDLVASKIAAERQTTADSAIANITCSNSVNIYVGIGVPWLISTTYNFIAYREPLKIKDAGGLSFSLLVFFSTSVACIIVLVFRRLTLGAELGGPRVWAWITCIFFMLLWLIFVVLSSLKVSDII encoded by the exons ATGGCATCATTTGCTATAGAAAATGTAGAAAGTGGACAAGCAATTTCTAGCATTACTGGGACCGGAAAATGTGAAAGCTACTTCATTTTTAGTTTTGAAACCTCCCTTGGGGATGCACTTCGGATATTTCTATATTTTATGGGCCTTGCATATTGTTTCATTGGATTGTCTGCTATTACTGCTCGATTTTTCCGGTCCATGGAGAATGTTGTGAAGCACTCAAGGAAGGTGGTAGAGATAGATCCACACACCAATACTGAAATTATACGATATGAGAAGGTCTGGAATTTTACAATCGCAGATATCAGCTTACTGGCGTTTGGCACTAGCTTTCCTCAAATATCATTAGCTACTATTGATGCTATTCGAAATATTGGCAACCTGTATGCCGGAG gtCTGGGACCTGGAACACTGGTTGGTTCTGCTGCTTTCGACCTTTTTCCCATTCATGCTGTTTGCGTTGTAGTGCCTAAGGCAGGGGAGTTGAAGAAAATATCTGACATAGGGGTTTGGCTAGTTGAGCTCGTTTGGTCTTTCTGGGCTTATATTTGGCTATACATTATTTTGGAG GTGTGGACACCAAAAGTAATAACTCTTTGGGAAGCTTTGTTGACTGTGCTACAGTATGCATTACTGCTTACACATGCTTATGCTCAAGATAAGagatggccctacttttctcttCCTCT GGCAAGAACCGAGAGGCCAGAGGAATGGGTGCCACCTGAGAATGCTATATGCAAACAGGATAATCCCTGTAGAGAGGAATTCCAAGCCCATGAGAATGAGCAGCGAAGCATTGTTGACATTTTCTCTATCCATGATACAGATGGGAAAG TTCCTGGACATGATGTTGCTGAATCCTCCAATAGTAATATTCCTGAGGAGATGGATGGAAAGGCGGACCACCCTCACGTGCTTAAAATTTGGAAACAACAATTTGTGGATGCACTTTCG TTGGAAACTTCGGAATCAAAGAAGCAAAATAACATCTATTTACGATCGGCAAGATTGTGCTGGCAGTTGATTCGTGCTCCATGGAGACTTTTGTTTGCCTTTGTACCTCCTTACAACATTGCTCATGGATGGCTTGCCTTTATTTGCTCCCTTATATTCATCAGTGGCATAGCTTATATCCTCACTAAGTTCACAGATCTAATAAGCTGTGTCTCAG GAATAAATCCCTATGTCATAGCATTTACAGCATTGGCAAGTGGAACTTCTTGGCCAGACTTAGTGGCTAGTAAGATTGCTGCTGAGCGCCAGACAACGGCAGACTCTGCCATTGCGAACATAACTTGCAG CAATTCAGTGAACATATATGTGGGAATTGGAGTTCCATGGCTGATAAGCACTACATACAACTTCATAGCATATAGAGAACCATTAAAGATAAAGGATGCAGGAGGTTTGAGCTTCAGTTTGTTGGTGTTTTTTTCGACTTCTGTGGCTTGCATTATTGTGCTTGTGTTCAGACGTCTAACATTAGGGGCAGAACTTGGAGGGCCAAGGGTTTGGGCTTGGATTACATGTATCTTTTTCATGTTGCTTTGGCTCATCTTTGTGGTCTTGTCTTCTCTCAAGGTTTCAGATATTATCTGA
- the LOC103494766 gene encoding magnesium/proton exchanger isoform X1 produces the protein MASFAIENVESGQAISSITGTGKCESYFIFSFETSLGDALRIFLYFMGLAYCFIGLSAITARFFRSMENVVKHSRKVVEIDPHTNTEIIRYEKVWNFTIADISLLAFGTSFPQISLATIDAIRNIGNLYAGGLGPGTLVGSAAFDLFPIHAVCVVVPKAGELKKISDIGVWLVELVWSFWAYIWLYIILEVWTPKVITLWEALLTVLQYALLLTHAYAQDKRWPYFSLPLARTERPEEWVPPENAICKQDNPCREEFQAHENEQRSIVDIFSIHDTDGKVYHEVPGHDVAESSNSNIPEEMDGKADHPHVLKIWKQQFVDALSLETSESKKQNNIYLRSARLCWQLIRAPWRLLFAFVPPYNIAHGWLAFICSLIFISGIAYILTKFTDLISCVSGINPYVIAFTALASGTSWPDLVASKIAAERQTTADSAIANITCSNSVNIYVGIGVPWLISTTYNFIAYREPLKIKDAGGLSFSLLVFFSTSVACIIVLVFRRLTLGAELGGPRVWAWITCIFFMLLWLIFVVLSSLKVSDII, from the exons ATGGCATCATTTGCTATAGAAAATGTAGAAAGTGGACAAGCAATTTCTAGCATTACTGGGACCGGAAAATGTGAAAGCTACTTCATTTTTAGTTTTGAAACCTCCCTTGGGGATGCACTTCGGATATTTCTATATTTTATGGGCCTTGCATATTGTTTCATTGGATTGTCTGCTATTACTGCTCGATTTTTCCGGTCCATGGAGAATGTTGTGAAGCACTCAAGGAAGGTGGTAGAGATAGATCCACACACCAATACTGAAATTATACGATATGAGAAGGTCTGGAATTTTACAATCGCAGATATCAGCTTACTGGCGTTTGGCACTAGCTTTCCTCAAATATCATTAGCTACTATTGATGCTATTCGAAATATTGGCAACCTGTATGCCGGAG gtCTGGGACCTGGAACACTGGTTGGTTCTGCTGCTTTCGACCTTTTTCCCATTCATGCTGTTTGCGTTGTAGTGCCTAAGGCAGGGGAGTTGAAGAAAATATCTGACATAGGGGTTTGGCTAGTTGAGCTCGTTTGGTCTTTCTGGGCTTATATTTGGCTATACATTATTTTGGAG GTGTGGACACCAAAAGTAATAACTCTTTGGGAAGCTTTGTTGACTGTGCTACAGTATGCATTACTGCTTACACATGCTTATGCTCAAGATAAGagatggccctacttttctcttCCTCT GGCAAGAACCGAGAGGCCAGAGGAATGGGTGCCACCTGAGAATGCTATATGCAAACAGGATAATCCCTGTAGAGAGGAATTCCAAGCCCATGAGAATGAGCAGCGAAGCATTGTTGACATTTTCTCTATCCATGATACAGATGGGAAAG TGTATCATGAAGTTCCTGGACATGATGTTGCTGAATCCTCCAATAGTAATATTCCTGAGGAGATGGATGGAAAGGCGGACCACCCTCACGTGCTTAAAATTTGGAAACAACAATTTGTGGATGCACTTTCG TTGGAAACTTCGGAATCAAAGAAGCAAAATAACATCTATTTACGATCGGCAAGATTGTGCTGGCAGTTGATTCGTGCTCCATGGAGACTTTTGTTTGCCTTTGTACCTCCTTACAACATTGCTCATGGATGGCTTGCCTTTATTTGCTCCCTTATATTCATCAGTGGCATAGCTTATATCCTCACTAAGTTCACAGATCTAATAAGCTGTGTCTCAG GAATAAATCCCTATGTCATAGCATTTACAGCATTGGCAAGTGGAACTTCTTGGCCAGACTTAGTGGCTAGTAAGATTGCTGCTGAGCGCCAGACAACGGCAGACTCTGCCATTGCGAACATAACTTGCAG CAATTCAGTGAACATATATGTGGGAATTGGAGTTCCATGGCTGATAAGCACTACATACAACTTCATAGCATATAGAGAACCATTAAAGATAAAGGATGCAGGAGGTTTGAGCTTCAGTTTGTTGGTGTTTTTTTCGACTTCTGTGGCTTGCATTATTGTGCTTGTGTTCAGACGTCTAACATTAGGGGCAGAACTTGGAGGGCCAAGGGTTTGGGCTTGGATTACATGTATCTTTTTCATGTTGCTTTGGCTCATCTTTGTGGTCTTGTCTTCTCTCAAGGTTTCAGATATTATCTGA
- the LOC103494767 gene encoding caffeoylshikimate esterase isoform X1 encodes MEVQYEEEYIRNSRGVQIFTCRWLPRHSSPKALVFLCHGYGMECSGFMRGCGHRLATSGYAVFGMDYEGHGRSSGARCYIKKFENIVNDCYAFFTSISVEEEYRDKCRFLYGESMGGAVALLLHKKNPRFWNGAVLVAPMCKISEKVKPHPVVVNLLTRVEEIIPKWKIVPTKDVINSAFKDPIKREEIRNNKLIYQDKPRLKTALEMLRASMNLEDTLHEVTLPFFVLHGEADIVTDPEVSRALYEKASSRDKTIKLYPGMWHGLTSGEPDENIEIVFSDIIDWLDKHAGGNTAKFQLQSTTCSNGNGVDQRLNNGQTTLSNGKESRRSQNHRGSYLCGLKGRLQSAM; translated from the exons ATGGAGGTTCAATATGAAGAG GAATACATAAGGAATTCGAGAGGAGTCCAGATTTTCACATGCCGATGGCTTCCAAGGCATTCTTCACCCAAGGCGCTTGTGTTTCTCTGCCATG GATACGGCATGGAATGCAGTGGATTCATGAGAG GATGTGGACATCGACTTGCAACTTCGGGGTACGCAGTGTTTGGGATGGACTATGAAGGACACGGAAGATCCAGTGGAGCTCGTTGTTACATCAAGAAGTTTGAAAACATTGTTAATGATTGTTATGCCTTCTTCACTTCCATTTCTG TTGAGGAAGAGTACAGAGACAAATGCAGGTTCTTGTATGGAGAGTCAATGGGTGGGGCCGTGGCCCTTCTTCTGCACAAGAAAAATCCCAGATTTTGGAATGGTGCTGTTCTCGTAGCTCCAATGTGCAAG ATATCTGAGAAGGTGAAGCCGCACCCTGTGGTTGTGAATCTGTTAACAAGAGTAGAAGAAATTATACCCAAATGGAAAATTGTCCCAACAAAGGATGTCATAAATTCAGCCTTCAAGGACCCCATAAAGCGTGAAGAG ATAAGGAACAATAAGTTAATATACCAAGACAAGCCCAGGCTGAAAACAGCCCTGGAGATGCTAAGAGCGAGCATGAACCTAGAAGACACCTTACACGAG GTAACACTTCCATTCTTCGTCTTACATGGAGAAGCCGATATAGTAACAGACCCAGAAGTAAGCAGAGCATTGTACGAGAAAGCAAGCAGCAGAGACAAGACAATAAAATTATACCCAGGAATGTGGCATGGTTTGACATCAGGAGAACCAGACGAGAACATCGAAATTGTGTTCTCCGACATCATAGATTGGCTTGACAAGCATGCCGGCGGGAACACGGCGAAGTTTCAACTTCAATCCACCACTTGCTCAAATGGGAATGGCGTTGATCAGAGATTAAATAATGGCCAAACCACATTAAGCAATGGGAAAGAGAGTCGAAGAAGTCAGAATCATCGTGGGAGTTATCTCTGTGGTTTGAAGGGGCGGTTGCAATCGGCGATGTAG
- the LOC103494767 gene encoding caffeoylshikimate esterase isoform X2, with product MECSGFMRGCGHRLATSGYAVFGMDYEGHGRSSGARCYIKKFENIVNDCYAFFTSISVEEEYRDKCRFLYGESMGGAVALLLHKKNPRFWNGAVLVAPMCKISEKVKPHPVVVNLLTRVEEIIPKWKIVPTKDVINSAFKDPIKREEIRNNKLIYQDKPRLKTALEMLRASMNLEDTLHEVTLPFFVLHGEADIVTDPEVSRALYEKASSRDKTIKLYPGMWHGLTSGEPDENIEIVFSDIIDWLDKHAGGNTAKFQLQSTTCSNGNGVDQRLNNGQTTLSNGKESRRSQNHRGSYLCGLKGRLQSAM from the exons ATGGAATGCAGTGGATTCATGAGAG GATGTGGACATCGACTTGCAACTTCGGGGTACGCAGTGTTTGGGATGGACTATGAAGGACACGGAAGATCCAGTGGAGCTCGTTGTTACATCAAGAAGTTTGAAAACATTGTTAATGATTGTTATGCCTTCTTCACTTCCATTTCTG TTGAGGAAGAGTACAGAGACAAATGCAGGTTCTTGTATGGAGAGTCAATGGGTGGGGCCGTGGCCCTTCTTCTGCACAAGAAAAATCCCAGATTTTGGAATGGTGCTGTTCTCGTAGCTCCAATGTGCAAG ATATCTGAGAAGGTGAAGCCGCACCCTGTGGTTGTGAATCTGTTAACAAGAGTAGAAGAAATTATACCCAAATGGAAAATTGTCCCAACAAAGGATGTCATAAATTCAGCCTTCAAGGACCCCATAAAGCGTGAAGAG ATAAGGAACAATAAGTTAATATACCAAGACAAGCCCAGGCTGAAAACAGCCCTGGAGATGCTAAGAGCGAGCATGAACCTAGAAGACACCTTACACGAG GTAACACTTCCATTCTTCGTCTTACATGGAGAAGCCGATATAGTAACAGACCCAGAAGTAAGCAGAGCATTGTACGAGAAAGCAAGCAGCAGAGACAAGACAATAAAATTATACCCAGGAATGTGGCATGGTTTGACATCAGGAGAACCAGACGAGAACATCGAAATTGTGTTCTCCGACATCATAGATTGGCTTGACAAGCATGCCGGCGGGAACACGGCGAAGTTTCAACTTCAATCCACCACTTGCTCAAATGGGAATGGCGTTGATCAGAGATTAAATAATGGCCAAACCACATTAAGCAATGGGAAAGAGAGTCGAAGAAGTCAGAATCATCGTGGGAGTTATCTCTGTGGTTTGAAGGGGCGGTTGCAATCGGCGATGTAG
- the LOC103494769 gene encoding UDP-glucuronic acid decarboxylase 2 isoform X1, with protein sequence MGSELIFRGHDETQPAADAYSPKPPKPWLSVTRPIRYMLREQRLLFVLVGIAIATFVFALLPSSNYPSRVGYDPIPTELARWSNTPSYEHRAGFQVHRVMNSGGKIPLGLKRKGLRIVVTGGAGFVGSHLVDRLIERGDSVIVVDNFFTGRKENVMHHFGNPRFELIRHDVVEPLLLEVDQIYHLACPASPVHYKFNPVKTIKTNVVGTLNMLGLAKRVGARFLLTSTSEVYGDPLQHPQVETYWGNVNPIGVRSCYDEGKRTAETLTMDYHRGADVQVRIARIFNTYGPRMCIDDGRVVSNFVAQALRKEPLTVYGDGKQTRSFQYVSDLVEGLMRLMEGEHIGPFNLGNPGEFTMLELAKVVQETIDPDAKIVYKPNTEDDPHKRKPDITKAKDLLGWEPKVPLRKGLPLMVSDFRQRIFGDHKDNSGANVAA encoded by the exons ATGGGATCGGAGTTAATATTCAGAGGACACGACGAGACCCAACCGGCGGCGGACGCATATTCCCCAAAACCCCCAAAACCATGGCTGTCCGTCACCCGTCCGATTCGCTACATGCTCCGTGAACAGCGCCTCCTTTTCGTCCTCGTCGGCATTGCCATCGCCACTTTCGTTTTCGCCCTCTTACCCTCTTCCAATTATCCTTCCCGGGTCGGATACGACCCGATCCCCACTGAACTTGCCCGGTGGTCCAATACGCCGTCGTACGAACACCGAGCCGGCTTCCAAGTCCACCGTGTAATGAACTCCGGCGGCAAGATCCCACTTGGGCTGAAGCGGAAAGGCCTCCGGATCGTGGTGACCGGCGGGGCTGGGTTCGTCGGGTCGCATCTTGTGGACCGTTTGATCGAGAGAGGCGACAGCGTGATCGTGGTGGATAATTTCTTCACCGGACGGAAAGAAAACGTGATGCATCATTTCGGGAACCCGAGATTTGAATTGATTCGACACGATGTTGTTGAACCGCTTCTTCTTGAAGTAGACCAGATCTACCATTTGGCTTGCCCTGCTTCCCCTGTTCATTACAAATTCAACCCTGTCAAGACAATCA AGACCAATGTGGTCGGAACTTTGAACATGTTGGGATTAGCGAAGAGAGTTGGAGCAAGGTTTTTGCTGACCAGTACCAGTGAAGTCTATGGAGATCCTCTTCAACACCCACAAGTTGAAACCTACTGGGGCAACGTCAATCCCATCG GTGTCCGAAGCTGTTACGATGAAGGAAAACGCACGGCCGAGACGTTGACCATGGACTACCATAGAGGAGCTGATGTtcaa GTTAGGATTGCGAGAATTTTCAACACTTATGGCCCAAGAATGTGCATTGATGATGGTCGTGTTGTTAGTAATTTTGTTGCTCAG GCTTTGAGGAAGGAGCCTCTTACTGTCTATGGTGATGGGAAACAAACCAGGAGTTTCCAATATGTTTCTGATCTT GTGGAGGGATTGATGAGGCTAATGGAGGGAGAGCACATTGGACCTTTCAATCTTGGTAACCCTGGTGAATTCACCATGCTTGAACTAGCCAAG GTTGTCCAGGAGACAATCGATCCAGATGCAAAGATAGTGTACAAGCCGAACACAGAGGACGACCCTCACAAGAGGAAGCCAGACATCACCAAGGCCAAGGATCTTCTTGGGTGGGAACCCAAAGTTCCTCTTCGCAAGGGTCTCCCGCTCATGGTCTCCGATTTTCGACAACGTATCTTTGGTGACCATAAGGACAACAGTGGGGCTAACGTGGCAGCGTAG
- the LOC103494769 gene encoding UDP-glucuronic acid decarboxylase 2 isoform X2 — protein MGSELIFRGHDETQPAADAYSPKPPKPWLSVTRPIRYMLREQRLLFVLVGIAIATFVFALLPSSNYPSRVGYDPIPTELARWSNTPSYEHRAGFQVHRVMNSGGKIPLGLKRKGLRIVVTGGAGFVGSHLVDRLIERGDSVIVVDNFFTGRKENVMHHFGNPRFELIRHDVVEPLLLEVDQIYHLACPASPVHYKFNPVKTIISNVVGTLNMLGLAKRVGARFLLTSTSEVYGDPLQHPQVETYWGNVNPIGVRSCYDEGKRTAETLTMDYHRGADVQVRIARIFNTYGPRMCIDDGRVVSNFVAQALRKEPLTVYGDGKQTRSFQYVSDLVEGLMRLMEGEHIGPFNLGNPGEFTMLELAKVVQETIDPDAKIVYKPNTEDDPHKRKPDITKAKDLLGWEPKVPLRKGLPLMVSDFRQRIFGDHKDNSGANVAA, from the exons ATGGGATCGGAGTTAATATTCAGAGGACACGACGAGACCCAACCGGCGGCGGACGCATATTCCCCAAAACCCCCAAAACCATGGCTGTCCGTCACCCGTCCGATTCGCTACATGCTCCGTGAACAGCGCCTCCTTTTCGTCCTCGTCGGCATTGCCATCGCCACTTTCGTTTTCGCCCTCTTACCCTCTTCCAATTATCCTTCCCGGGTCGGATACGACCCGATCCCCACTGAACTTGCCCGGTGGTCCAATACGCCGTCGTACGAACACCGAGCCGGCTTCCAAGTCCACCGTGTAATGAACTCCGGCGGCAAGATCCCACTTGGGCTGAAGCGGAAAGGCCTCCGGATCGTGGTGACCGGCGGGGCTGGGTTCGTCGGGTCGCATCTTGTGGACCGTTTGATCGAGAGAGGCGACAGCGTGATCGTGGTGGATAATTTCTTCACCGGACGGAAAGAAAACGTGATGCATCATTTCGGGAACCCGAGATTTGAATTGATTCGACACGATGTTGTTGAACCGCTTCTTCTTGAAGTAGACCAGATCTACCATTTGGCTTGCCCTGCTTCCCCTGTTCATTACAAATTCAACCCTGTCAAGACAATCATATC CAATGTGGTCGGAACTTTGAACATGTTGGGATTAGCGAAGAGAGTTGGAGCAAGGTTTTTGCTGACCAGTACCAGTGAAGTCTATGGAGATCCTCTTCAACACCCACAAGTTGAAACCTACTGGGGCAACGTCAATCCCATCG GTGTCCGAAGCTGTTACGATGAAGGAAAACGCACGGCCGAGACGTTGACCATGGACTACCATAGAGGAGCTGATGTtcaa GTTAGGATTGCGAGAATTTTCAACACTTATGGCCCAAGAATGTGCATTGATGATGGTCGTGTTGTTAGTAATTTTGTTGCTCAG GCTTTGAGGAAGGAGCCTCTTACTGTCTATGGTGATGGGAAACAAACCAGGAGTTTCCAATATGTTTCTGATCTT GTGGAGGGATTGATGAGGCTAATGGAGGGAGAGCACATTGGACCTTTCAATCTTGGTAACCCTGGTGAATTCACCATGCTTGAACTAGCCAAG GTTGTCCAGGAGACAATCGATCCAGATGCAAAGATAGTGTACAAGCCGAACACAGAGGACGACCCTCACAAGAGGAAGCCAGACATCACCAAGGCCAAGGATCTTCTTGGGTGGGAACCCAAAGTTCCTCTTCGCAAGGGTCTCCCGCTCATGGTCTCCGATTTTCGACAACGTATCTTTGGTGACCATAAGGACAACAGTGGGGCTAACGTGGCAGCGTAG